Below is a genomic region from Verrucomicrobiota bacterium.
CCCAAGCGTTCCAGGGAGTCTTGGATCATATTGCTAAGACTGCGGTGGGTGACCATGACTCCTTTTGGTTGGCCGGAGGTACCGGAGGTGTAAATGATATAGGCTAAATCTTCCGGATGTAGGGTGTTATCTAGGATTCCTGCTTGGCTCTCGATCTCGCCTCTTACTTGATCAAGGTAGATGTTTTGAACGCCAGAAAGATCGAGATTCAGTTCGCTCTGGGTCAGAAGGTGTTTCATGCCACTGTCTTGCACGATGAAGGCTTTTCGCGGCGCGGGATAGGTGGGGTCGATGGGGACGTAGGTGCCTCCGGATTTTAATACACCCAAAATGGCTACGATGGCTTCTACTCCGCGCTCCAGACATACGCCCACGGGGCTCTCATTGGAAACACCTTGCGCTCTCAGGTACAGTGCCAGCTTATCGCTGTGCTGATCCAACGTCTGATAACTCAAGGATGACGCACCATCCAAAAGCGCAATGCCTGATGAATCAGCCACAATAGAGCGGAAAAGAGATGTTACAGGTTGTTCGATAGGGTTAGCGGGTTTGAAAATTGCTCTTCTGTTTCAGTGATATTCAAAATATATGCCGCTATAAACTCCTTAATGCCTCTTACAATAACTTGATCAAATTCCTTTCTTGAAAATTTGTGATTTGAGATATCCCGAGATATCTGTTTTAGTATTTTCTTAGCTGTGTTCGGTTGCTTAAAATAATCGATTATTTTAATCTCTTGTCCGCACCAAATCTCCCTGACCTGATGGTCTGGCCTAACGACTAAAGCTACCCAAAAACCTCCTTCAACCATCGGTAGATTGACGTTACCACTCCAGTTGAATTTCGTTTTG
It encodes:
- a CDS encoding AMP-binding protein; translation: MADSSGIALLDGASSLSYQTLDQHSDKLALYLRAQGVSNESPVGVCLERGVEAIVAILGVLKSGGTYVPIDPTYPAPRKAFIVQDSGMKHLLTQSELNLDLSGVQNIYLDQVRGEIESQAGILDNTLHPEDLAYIIYTSGTSGQPKGVMVTHRSLSNMIQDSLERLG